A single window of Xylocopilactobacillus apicola DNA harbors:
- a CDS encoding tyrosine-protein phosphatase, translating to MDFANLNNFRDYGGSKTTSGQKVKKGLLYRSDAICHLTPAEEEIITKKYQIKTVIDLRSQTEINLEPDPLIEGVQLLSLAPVAKLASMASENLTGTSKRKTSLELIKSGHFDSFLHMKDQMENLMRSFVNVPENRLVFQKLLHVYLKEENYAILQHCRGGKDRTGFASALILGILGVPESKIKEDYLLSNDYNANSIESKMQVYRSVTDDEELLLNLHEMLIVKSEYFDAALDEIKKLYGSFADFVTKGLEFSITDQNKLRKILLE from the coding sequence ATGGATTTTGCTAATTTAAATAATTTTAGAGATTACGGAGGATCAAAAACAACTTCTGGCCAAAAAGTTAAAAAAGGATTATTATACCGAAGTGATGCAATATGTCATTTAACACCAGCTGAGGAAGAGATTATCACCAAAAAGTATCAAATCAAAACTGTGATCGATTTGCGTAGTCAAACGGAAATTAATCTTGAACCTGATCCTTTAATTGAAGGCGTTCAGCTGCTTAGTCTAGCGCCAGTTGCAAAGTTGGCATCAATGGCTTCAGAAAATTTAACTGGCACATCTAAACGAAAAACCTCGCTTGAATTGATTAAGTCTGGTCACTTCGACAGTTTCTTACATATGAAAGACCAAATGGAAAACCTGATGCGAAGTTTTGTTAACGTACCAGAAAATCGCTTAGTTTTTCAGAAACTTTTGCATGTTTATCTAAAAGAAGAAAACTACGCAATTTTGCAGCATTGTCGTGGTGGCAAAGACCGCACCGGATTTGCATCAGCTTTGATTTTGGGAATTTTAGGAGTACCGGAGTCAAAAATTAAAGAAGATTATCTATTAAGTAACGATTATAATGCGAATTCAATTGAGTCAAAAATGCAAGTTTATCGTAGTGTCACTGATGATGAAGAATTGCTGCTGAATCTTCATGAAATGCTGATTGTTAAATCTGAGTATTTTGATGCAGCACTAGATGAGATTAAAAAGTTATATGGTAGTTTTGCTGATTTTGTGACCAAGGGTCTTGAATTTTCGATTACCGATCAGAATAAATTACGCAAAATATTATTAGAATAG
- the pta gene encoding phosphate acetyltransferase, whose protein sequence is MNIIDELKSKIKGKDFRIVFPEATEERNLRAVAQLNQEGFIKTVLVGKKGSIEEAASNLHIDLSRSEIVDPATDPNFESTVEAFVKRRKGKATKEDAEKILLDPIYYATMLVYLKRADGLVSGAIHSTADTVRPALQIIKTRPGASRVSGSFLMEKGEQRYLMADCAINIEPDAATLAEIAYQSKQTAELFNIDPKVALLSFSTKGSAKHPLVDKVSEATKLVQQLDPSGHYDGDLQFDAAFVPEVGQLKAPDSKVAGNANVFIFPSLEAGNIGYKMTQRLGGFRALGPILQGLNRPVSDLSRGCSKEDIVEIAAVTATLALMNNEN, encoded by the coding sequence ATGAATATCATTGATGAATTGAAATCTAAGATTAAAGGAAAAGACTTTCGGATTGTTTTTCCAGAAGCGACGGAAGAACGAAATTTACGGGCAGTTGCGCAGTTGAATCAAGAAGGCTTTATTAAAACAGTTCTAGTGGGCAAAAAAGGGAGTATTGAGGAAGCAGCAAGTAATTTGCATATCGATTTAAGTAGAAGTGAAATTGTAGATCCGGCAACTGACCCTAATTTTGAGTCAACAGTTGAAGCGTTTGTAAAACGGCGCAAAGGTAAAGCGACTAAAGAAGATGCTGAAAAAATTCTTCTAGATCCCATTTACTATGCGACGATGCTGGTATATTTGAAGCGAGCTGACGGTTTGGTATCAGGTGCAATTCATTCGACGGCCGATACGGTGCGACCAGCTTTACAGATTATCAAAACCAGACCGGGAGCTAGTCGGGTCAGTGGGTCATTTTTGATGGAAAAAGGTGAACAAAGATATTTAATGGCAGATTGTGCAATTAATATTGAGCCGGATGCTGCGACTTTGGCTGAGATTGCGTATCAATCCAAACAAACAGCTGAACTTTTTAATATTGATCCTAAAGTTGCATTGTTGAGTTTTTCAACCAAGGGTTCGGCAAAACATCCATTAGTTGATAAAGTTAGTGAAGCAACTAAATTGGTTCAACAGTTAGATCCAAGTGGGCATTATGATGGTGATTTACAATTTGATGCGGCTTTCGTGCCAGAAGTAGGACAACTTAAGGCGCCCGACTCTAAGGTGGCAGGAAATGCCAACGTGTTTATTTTTCCAAGTCTGGAAGCGGGGAATATTGGTTACAAGATGACTCAGCGCTTAGGTGGATTTCGAGCACTTGGTCCAATTTTACAAGGCTTGAATCGGCCTGTTTCTGATTTATCTCGTGGGTGCAGTAAAGAAGATATTGTTGAAATTGCGGCGGTTACTGCGACTTTGGCGTTAATGAATAATGAAAATTAA
- a CDS encoding Cof-type HAD-IIB family hydrolase, with translation MIKLIASDMDGTLLNHDMIVPEENIKAIKHAQEEGIEFMIATGRNITEARPLLAKYDLETAFITLNGAQVYDEDNNVRVEFPLTPEWIKKVVQELKAEDLYFEIITSDGIFSDNKVKRINNLASLISNLNPDTPFKLAIALSSARMELMNIKYVDSYEQILSDPNIVVFKIIAFDTETTEHLNAVKNRLLSLPNPGVAITASSTYNIEINDIHAQKGIALKKYAEQRGLTAENVMSLGDNVNDTTMIEYAKYSVAMGNAIDDIKKIATWQTDTNNNAGVAKAIERAIEFNQKS, from the coding sequence ATGATAAAATTAATTGCATCTGATATGGACGGGACCCTTTTAAATCATGACATGATCGTTCCCGAGGAAAACATTAAAGCTATTAAGCATGCGCAAGAAGAAGGAATCGAGTTTATGATTGCAACTGGACGTAATATCACCGAAGCTCGGCCGTTGCTGGCTAAATATGACTTAGAAACGGCGTTCATCACACTTAATGGGGCGCAAGTTTACGATGAAGACAACAACGTTAGAGTTGAATTCCCGTTAACCCCCGAGTGGATTAAAAAAGTGGTGCAGGAATTAAAAGCAGAAGATCTTTATTTTGAAATTATCACAAGTGACGGAATTTTTTCTGATAACAAGGTCAAAAGAATCAACAATCTCGCTAGTTTAATTTCTAATTTAAATCCCGACACTCCTTTTAAGCTCGCAATTGCTTTATCTTCTGCCCGGATGGAGCTGATGAATATCAAATACGTCGATAGTTATGAGCAAATTTTGTCAGATCCCAACATTGTTGTCTTTAAGATTATCGCTTTTGACACGGAAACTACCGAACATCTTAATGCTGTCAAGAATCGGCTCTTGTCTTTACCAAATCCAGGCGTCGCAATTACTGCCAGCTCAACTTACAATATTGAAATTAACGATATTCACGCCCAAAAAGGCATTGCTTTAAAGAAATACGCCGAACAAAGAGGGCTGACCGCTGAAAATGTGATGTCTCTTGGCGACAATGTAAACGATACGACGATGATCGAATACGCAAAGTATTCCGTTGCAATGGGTAACGCCATTGATGACATCAAAAAAATTGCCACTTGGCAAACTGATACCAACAATAACGCTGGTGTCGCAAAAGCCATTGAACGAGCAATCGAATTTAATCAAAAAAGCTGA
- a CDS encoding MgtC/SapB family protein — translation MYYCFAAKKIGYAAFALFVQNPQYAKIINADESRLIAEVVSGIGFLGAGTIVIVKQDTHGLTTAASIWLVAIIGLAIGIGDYRIASTGTVVVLLVLIVFKKLFHFQSSKKVLIEYWHRKETREFIQNYFVEHKIVVLDVIIASENQLYSNEYELEIPPEMSYAEIVEDLSMNENIKSIKMVSS, via the coding sequence TTGTATTATTGCTTTGCTGCAAAAAAAATTGGTTATGCGGCTTTCGCACTTTTTGTTCAAAATCCGCAGTATGCGAAGATAATTAATGCTGATGAATCTCGTTTGATTGCTGAGGTTGTCAGTGGCATTGGCTTTTTAGGTGCGGGAACAATTGTGATCGTTAAACAGGACACTCACGGTTTAACGACTGCTGCTAGTATTTGGCTTGTTGCGATTATTGGACTTGCAATTGGGATCGGGGATTATCGAATAGCCAGTACCGGGACGGTTGTTGTTTTACTGGTTTTAATAGTTTTTAAAAAGCTTTTTCATTTCCAATCCAGTAAGAAAGTTTTGATTGAATATTGGCATCGCAAAGAGACGAGAGAATTTATCCAAAATTATTTTGTAGAGCATAAAATTGTGGTTCTTGATGTGATTATTGCTAGTGAAAATCAACTTTATTCTAACGAGTATGAGCTGGAGATTCCTCCGGAGATGAGTTATGCCGAGATCGTCGAGGATTTATCGATGAACGAAAATATCAAATCAATAAAGATGGTTAGTAGTTAA
- a CDS encoding viroplasmin family protein has product MKKFYAVYQGRRPGIYDNWPDAEKQVKGFSNGDYRGFNDLISAKEYLKKCHASPVISVEDALDLMDLTKEQTFDEVFAFTNGGYDRTNNVCAWGAILLTRKLNGKLEQNNFSHVIDQAQIQVSSLAGEIQAAISAIGWAVKQNYKSITIFYSYPGLGNWATGVWRPLKAESKKYVEFLSLQPTDFKINFRKLPARSRFKYRVQVKQLAQAALVNQSARTNSDGSVYFNYVGEGWLKEIISYLTELQSPMNLKVEEVKLKNSTLKRTLTFADQRIVITSYLKGSIYVQGDPAQFLMSLVVSIIVSHIQSTSEIVEVLNDYYANMTTQQEVDNEFKAVFPHVNSKNMTDEVLATIKNIAYNLNFKGVKPDYSDLLFPLFRIADYLLNQQVRKYYPTAVQKKRYVNYGQIFNIGAKGKSVTIKKKFLDQINWNKEQKALYCEIYRDYYYLRNQLFHFPSNPEIVLFYDSIYEVKRILRAGALVIDRYYELF; this is encoded by the coding sequence ATGAAAAAATTTTATGCAGTTTATCAAGGTCGTAGACCAGGAATTTACGATAATTGGCCGGATGCGGAAAAGCAGGTTAAGGGCTTTTCAAACGGGGATTATCGGGGGTTTAATGATCTCATTAGCGCTAAAGAGTATTTAAAAAAATGTCACGCCAGTCCCGTTATTTCAGTTGAAGATGCCCTAGATCTAATGGATTTAACTAAAGAACAAACTTTTGACGAAGTTTTTGCCTTTACCAACGGCGGATATGACCGCACTAATAATGTTTGTGCGTGGGGCGCTATTTTACTTACTCGAAAATTAAATGGCAAGTTAGAACAAAATAACTTTTCGCATGTGATTGACCAGGCTCAAATTCAAGTTAGTAGTTTGGCAGGTGAAATTCAAGCGGCAATTTCTGCAATTGGCTGGGCGGTCAAGCAAAACTATAAGTCAATTACTATTTTTTATTCGTATCCAGGACTTGGTAATTGGGCAACAGGGGTCTGGCGTCCTTTAAAGGCTGAATCGAAGAAGTATGTAGAGTTTCTAAGCCTTCAGCCAACGGATTTCAAAATTAATTTTAGGAAGCTTCCAGCGCGATCAAGATTTAAATACCGAGTACAGGTGAAACAGTTGGCTCAAGCAGCTTTGGTCAATCAGTCAGCTCGGACAAATTCGGACGGTTCGGTTTATTTCAATTACGTGGGTGAAGGTTGGCTAAAAGAAATAATTAGTTATTTGACAGAACTTCAATCGCCGATGAATTTGAAAGTTGAAGAAGTGAAACTCAAAAATTCGACCTTAAAGCGAACATTAACGTTTGCTGATCAGCGAATTGTGATTACCAGTTATCTAAAAGGCAGCATTTATGTACAAGGCGACCCGGCTCAGTTTCTCATGAGTTTGGTAGTGTCTATCATTGTGTCGCATATTCAAAGTACAAGCGAGATTGTTGAAGTACTTAACGATTACTATGCAAATATGACTACTCAACAGGAGGTTGACAACGAGTTTAAGGCGGTTTTTCCTCACGTTAACTCTAAAAATATGACTGATGAAGTGCTTGCGACAATTAAAAATATTGCTTATAACTTAAATTTTAAAGGAGTGAAACCTGACTATTCAGATTTGCTTTTCCCGCTTTTTCGAATTGCGGACTATCTTTTGAATCAACAAGTGCGAAAATATTATCCCACGGCAGTGCAAAAGAAACGTTATGTTAATTACGGACAAATTTTTAATATTGGAGCTAAAGGAAAAAGCGTTACCATCAAGAAAAAGTTTTTAGATCAAATTAATTGGAACAAAGAACAAAAAGCCTTATATTGTGAAATCTATCGTGATTATTATTATTTGCGTAATCAACTATTTCATTTCCCGTCCAACCCAGAGATTGTCTTGTTTTATGATTCTATTTATGAAGTGAAGCGGATATTGCGCGCAGGCGCATTAGTTATTGATCGATATTATGAACTATTTTGA
- a CDS encoding uracil-DNA glycosylase: METNSNKRLEIIGNSWDQVLNEEINKPYFGELLSFLNAEEEKFTIYPPRGSVFNAFKWTPMENVKVVIVGQDPYHGAGQAMGASFSVQPSAKVPPSLVNIFKELHTDLNLPIPENGDLSQWGHQGVLLLNAVLTVRAGEANSHQGKGWENFTDTVIKILSKQGGIVFILWGNFAKKKEELIDLNRNFVIKSSHPSPFSASYGFFGSRPFSKTNEYLEQIQKTPIDWDLTKGEQK, encoded by the coding sequence ATGGAAACGAATTCAAATAAAAGATTAGAAATTATTGGTAATTCTTGGGATCAAGTACTTAATGAGGAAATTAATAAGCCCTATTTTGGGGAGCTCTTAAGTTTTCTTAATGCCGAAGAAGAAAAATTTACAATTTATCCGCCACGCGGTAGTGTATTTAATGCGTTCAAATGGACGCCGATGGAAAATGTAAAAGTTGTAATCGTGGGTCAAGATCCTTACCACGGGGCAGGACAAGCGATGGGAGCTAGTTTTTCGGTCCAACCAAGTGCCAAAGTTCCGCCATCGCTAGTGAATATTTTTAAGGAATTGCATACCGACTTGAATTTACCGATTCCTGAAAATGGTGATTTGAGCCAATGGGGCCATCAAGGCGTGTTGCTTTTAAATGCGGTTTTAACAGTACGAGCAGGGGAGGCTAATTCTCATCAAGGAAAAGGTTGGGAGAATTTCACGGACACGGTTATTAAGATATTGTCCAAACAAGGCGGGATTGTCTTTATCTTATGGGGAAATTTTGCGAAAAAGAAAGAGGAATTAATCGACTTAAATCGTAATTTTGTAATTAAAAGTTCGCATCCCAGTCCATTTTCTGCCAGCTATGGATTTTTTGGCTCTCGTCCATTTTCCAAAACAAATGAATATTTGGAACAGATTCAAAAAACTCCCATTGATTGGGATTTGACAAAAGGAGAACAAAAATGA
- a CDS encoding MgtC/SapB family protein, protein MKFNLSIAEIVLRLFLAVICAGLIGFNRQQKNQFAGIRTHVLVCVGACIIALLQKKLVMRLSHFLFKIRSMRR, encoded by the coding sequence GTGAAGTTTAACTTATCTATCGCAGAAATCGTACTCCGTTTATTTTTAGCTGTTATTTGTGCAGGCTTGATTGGGTTTAATCGTCAGCAAAAAAATCAATTTGCTGGGATTAGAACTCATGTTTTAGTCTGCGTTGGAGCTTGTATTATTGCTTTGCTGCAAAAAAAATTGGTTATGCGGCTTTCGCACTTTTTGTTCAAAATCCGCAGTATGCGAAGATAA
- the tsaE gene encoding tRNA (adenosine(37)-N6)-threonylcarbamoyltransferase complex ATPase subunit type 1 TsaE, translated as MKIKLTDLDSTKKLGKLIAQSLHGGELIFLSGDLGAGKTTLTQQIALELGIKEIVNSPTFTLVKEYRSGRLPLMHLDLYRLKELSQEDAEMVEDYQDQHNVLIIEWGEALLNDYPAALRLSFSEISGYHRVVEIINAGSELKHKITEKFELTSD; from the coding sequence ATGAAAATTAAGTTAACAGATCTAGATTCAACCAAAAAATTAGGTAAACTCATTGCTCAAAGCTTGCACGGTGGTGAGTTAATTTTTCTAAGCGGCGATTTGGGTGCTGGCAAAACGACTTTGACTCAGCAAATTGCACTTGAGCTGGGGATTAAAGAAATTGTTAATAGTCCGACTTTTACGCTGGTTAAAGAATATCGTTCTGGGCGCTTGCCATTGATGCATCTTGATCTTTATCGCTTGAAAGAGTTGTCCCAGGAAGACGCAGAAATGGTTGAAGATTATCAAGATCAGCACAATGTTTTAATTATTGAGTGGGGCGAGGCGTTATTAAACGATTATCCAGCGGCATTGCGCTTATCATTTAGTGAGATTTCAGGTTATCATCGGGTGGTAGAAATTATCAACGCAGGGTCTGAGCTCAAGCATAAAATTACAGAAAAATTTGAATTAACTAGCGATTAG